A window of the Chloroflexus sp. Y-396-1 genome harbors these coding sequences:
- a CDS encoding ABC transporter permease, which yields MATSTTAVPLEEVVPQRSEGQWAIVFRRFRRHRLAMFCVGILTFLLLLSAATPLIAPYERDQPNLTGRFLTPMGVDADGGFHLLGTDHLGRDYATRLLYASRVSLGTAFIATLISSTIGILLGMLAGYFGGWVDTIISRTLEIVATFPTLLLLLILASILVQNINAVPLPAWGASLLAFVFAVSEREARIIFAVILVLAFFGWTGTARLMRGMVLSVRENVYIESARALGASNARILFRHVFPNALPPMIVDFTLGVNGTLVAESALSFLGFGIQDPTPTWGNMLGYAQSYMFQHPWMPLIPAMPILIASIAINYIGDGLRDALDPRQRG from the coding sequence ATGGCCACTAGCACGACTGCCGTGCCGCTTGAAGAGGTCGTCCCCCAGCGATCTGAAGGGCAATGGGCGATTGTTTTTCGTCGTTTCCGACGCCATCGTCTGGCAATGTTTTGTGTGGGCATATTGACGTTTTTGCTGCTCTTATCGGCAGCAACCCCTCTCATCGCCCCTTACGAACGCGATCAACCTAACCTCACCGGTCGCTTTCTTACACCGATGGGGGTTGATGCGGATGGCGGTTTCCATCTGTTAGGTACCGATCACCTCGGTCGCGACTACGCAACACGATTGCTGTACGCTTCGCGGGTGTCACTTGGTACGGCATTTATCGCGACTCTGATCTCTTCAACCATTGGAATCTTGCTGGGGATGCTAGCAGGGTACTTTGGTGGTTGGGTTGACACAATCATTAGTCGCACGCTCGAGATTGTGGCGACCTTCCCCACGTTGTTGCTTTTGCTGATCCTGGCATCAATACTGGTACAAAATATCAACGCGGTACCCTTACCTGCTTGGGGGGCTTCACTACTAGCGTTCGTTTTCGCTGTTTCAGAGCGTGAAGCCCGCATCATTTTTGCGGTGATCCTGGTGTTGGCCTTCTTTGGCTGGACGGGAACCGCTCGTTTGATGCGCGGAATGGTGCTCTCGGTACGCGAAAATGTCTACATCGAGTCGGCGCGTGCGTTGGGCGCCAGCAATGCACGTATCCTGTTTCGGCATGTTTTTCCCAATGCTTTACCGCCGATGATTGTCGATTTCACGTTGGGCGTTAATGGTACACTGGTTGCCGAATCGGCGTTGAGTTTCCTCGGTTTCGGCATTCAGGATCCAACACCAACCTGGGGGAATATGCTCGGCTACGCTCAAAGCTACATGTTCCAGCATCCGTGGATGCCACTTATCCCGGCAATGCCGATCCTGATTGCCTCGATCGCGATTAACTACATTGGTGATGGTTTGCGTGATGCACTCGATCCGCGTCAGCGTGGCTGA